A window of the Miscanthus floridulus cultivar M001 chromosome 14, ASM1932011v1, whole genome shotgun sequence genome harbors these coding sequences:
- the LOC136502874 gene encoding eukaryotic translation initiation factor 3 subunit A-like: protein MEAEREQQRQRLAALEAERELERQRLAALEAKQEQDQRQMAEVLSYVRGLAMTQGGTVPQFLLGQLQPTPPPQLDSTPRQSAASNDPNLLLVNSPGSHAAPSQPGPSP from the exons atggaggccgagcgggagcagcagcgacagaggctggcagctttggaggccgagcgggagctcGAGCGGCAGAGGCTGGCAGCTTTAGAGGCCAAGCAGGAGCAGGATCAGCGGCAGATGGCAGAGGTGCTCTCCTACGTGCGGGGTCTTGCGATGACCCAAGGTGGAACGGTCCCACAGTTCCTGCTCGGTCAGCTGCAGCCTACACCTCCACCTCAGCTTgattctactccg CGTCAGTCGGCGGCGTCGAACGACCCTAACCTTCTCCTCGTCAACTCCCCAGGATCGCACGCGGCGCCTTCTCAGCCCGGACCGTCGCCGTGA